A genomic stretch from Pirellulaceae bacterium includes:
- a CDS encoding carboxypeptidase M32 — MSQSTWDQLTQHTRETGLLSSTLATLEWDERTGLPPEATAYRAEQQTYLAGLIHQRSTADELDAWLTELAVSDLGQDPHSDTGATIRLLRRNYDRCAKLPQTLVEEITRASVLGQQAWVSARSNNSFHEFQPYLETLVGLKQQEADAVGYDECRYDALLDEFEPGAKAVEVAKVLDELKEALVPLVQAVGESTNRSPAEILHRDYPTDRQRKLGRRVASKIGFDFRRGRIDETDHPFCTNLGPNDCRITTRYDEWFFSSAVFGTLHEAGHGLYEQGLRPEFYALPPGQFTSLGIHESQSRLWENFVGRSAAFWQYFYPMTRDLFPAALSDVTADEFHFAVNDVRPSLIRVEADEATYNLHIVIRFELEQLLLNGDLSVTDLPDAWNEKYQNLLGIKPSNDAEGVLQDIHWSGGAIGYFPTYALGNLYAAQFFAQAGQDLGDLDAMFAEGEFRSLSDWLRTNIHQAGSCYSASELVQRVTGQPLSHQPLIDHLYRKLGPLYGVS, encoded by the coding sequence ATGTCTCAATCTACCTGGGACCAGCTGACTCAACATACACGTGAAACGGGCTTGCTTTCGTCCACGTTGGCCACATTAGAATGGGATGAACGAACGGGACTTCCCCCCGAGGCAACCGCTTATCGTGCAGAACAACAAACCTACCTGGCCGGCTTGATTCATCAGCGCTCAACGGCGGACGAATTAGACGCTTGGCTGACGGAGCTCGCTGTTTCCGATTTGGGACAAGATCCACACAGTGATACGGGGGCAACCATTCGGCTGTTGCGTCGCAATTATGATCGTTGCGCCAAGCTCCCGCAAACGCTTGTCGAGGAAATCACGCGAGCATCGGTCTTAGGTCAGCAGGCTTGGGTATCCGCACGGTCCAATAATAGTTTTCACGAATTCCAACCTTACTTGGAAACGCTTGTCGGGCTCAAGCAACAAGAAGCGGATGCAGTGGGTTATGATGAATGTCGCTATGATGCTTTGTTGGACGAGTTCGAACCTGGGGCAAAAGCCGTTGAGGTGGCAAAGGTTCTCGACGAACTCAAGGAAGCGCTCGTGCCACTGGTTCAAGCGGTGGGGGAGTCAACGAATCGATCACCTGCAGAGATTTTGCATCGAGATTATCCCACGGATCGTCAACGTAAACTCGGTCGCCGAGTCGCGTCGAAAATTGGATTTGATTTTCGCCGAGGTCGGATTGATGAAACAGACCACCCCTTCTGTACAAATTTGGGACCCAATGACTGCCGAATTACGACACGTTACGATGAGTGGTTCTTCTCATCAGCCGTTTTCGGTACTTTGCATGAAGCGGGACACGGGCTTTACGAGCAAGGATTGCGACCTGAATTCTACGCATTGCCGCCGGGGCAGTTTACTTCCCTGGGGATTCATGAATCTCAGTCACGATTGTGGGAAAACTTTGTCGGGCGAAGTGCTGCTTTTTGGCAATACTTCTATCCAATGACGCGAGATCTGTTTCCGGCTGCGTTGTCCGACGTCACAGCCGATGAGTTTCACTTTGCTGTGAATGATGTGAGACCTTCCTTGATTCGTGTAGAAGCCGATGAAGCTACGTACAATTTGCATATTGTCATCCGATTTGAATTAGAGCAACTGCTGCTCAATGGTGATTTGAGCGTGACGGACCTGCCAGATGCTTGGAACGAAAAGTATCAGAATTTGCTGGGGATTAAACCTTCCAACGATGCGGAGGGCGTGCTGCAAGATATTCACTGGAGTGGCGGTGCGATTGGTTATTTTCCCACCTATGCGCTGGGTAACCTTTATGCGGCACAATTCTTCGCTCAAGCCGGCCAGGATTTAGGTGACTTAGACGCGATGTTTGCAGAAGGAGAATTCCGTTCGCTCAGTGATTGGTTGCGAACAAATATTCATCAGGCTGGAAGTTGCTATTCTGCTTCAGAACTCGTCCAGCGGGTTACCGGCCAACCCCTGTCGCACCAGCCGCTGATTGATCATTTGTATCGTAAGCTGGGGCCACTCTACGGTGTCAGCTAG
- a CDS encoding PEP-CTERM sorting domain-containing protein, giving the protein MQLRFLMTAFVAVVTMQASLCAVEPYEITDAPHATMKMDGDIADWLALRGPDGIVQEMSFTHNGRADPIGEPLVINIQYAWDTDNFYALVEEISDDDPTGTYNDVDWCGECIDDDFANPDHVNNVAPWNSDSVGFYDKGIHWPGIGDDDPTLDSILEVGPYTQFWVGLATEEDMVIDGETQHFHITRAINEGGSEGNTSMLIGPRSVENEKAFTMIPDLPALTDPQSAHGIVKDDSNGGRGRRFTEFFMRWDQIRYSGNDEREEVQDRIEDLLPGLEGHLLEDVKPGYEFRLDPLLVDGADDFAFGGQTHPSGIEHPDHAQNFDEVAVIRLLEGGDPADRLDDGSLTDSTERANYVHDVLGTWIGDANLDGEFNSSDLVQVFSAAKYESGDAAGWGEGDFSGDSLFNSGDLVVAFSDAGYEQGARGVAVVPEPSSLALLMLGLLALSTRRKR; this is encoded by the coding sequence ATGCAATTACGTTTTTTAATGACAGCTTTTGTGGCTGTTGTGACAATGCAGGCCAGCTTGTGCGCAGTAGAGCCTTATGAGATCACTGACGCACCGCATGCGACGATGAAAATGGATGGGGACATCGCCGATTGGCTTGCTTTGCGCGGACCTGACGGAATTGTGCAAGAAATGTCATTCACTCACAACGGGCGAGCCGACCCGATAGGTGAACCCTTAGTGATCAATATCCAGTACGCCTGGGACACTGACAATTTTTACGCACTCGTCGAAGAAATCTCTGACGATGATCCCACCGGTACCTACAACGATGTCGACTGGTGCGGTGAATGCATTGACGATGATTTCGCAAATCCAGATCACGTGAACAACGTCGCGCCGTGGAATAGCGACAGCGTTGGCTTCTACGACAAAGGAATTCATTGGCCCGGAATTGGTGACGACGATCCGACGCTCGATTCCATTCTCGAAGTGGGTCCATATACCCAATTCTGGGTTGGACTCGCGACAGAAGAAGACATGGTAATTGACGGTGAGACCCAGCATTTCCATATCACGCGGGCGATCAATGAAGGTGGTAGTGAGGGTAACACCTCCATGCTGATCGGACCACGAAGCGTTGAGAACGAAAAAGCGTTCACAATGATTCCGGACTTACCGGCATTGACAGACCCTCAATCTGCTCACGGCATCGTGAAAGATGACTCAAATGGCGGACGTGGTCGACGGTTCACAGAATTTTTCATGCGTTGGGATCAAATTCGTTACTCGGGTAACGACGAGCGTGAAGAAGTTCAAGATCGAATCGAGGATCTCTTACCTGGACTTGAAGGTCACCTGCTTGAAGACGTAAAACCCGGTTACGAGTTTCGCCTCGACCCGCTGTTGGTTGACGGAGCAGACGACTTTGCCTTCGGTGGCCAAACCCACCCGAGTGGAATCGAACATCCAGATCACGCTCAGAATTTTGATGAAGTCGCAGTTATTCGCCTATTAGAAGGGGGAGATCCAGCTGATCGCCTCGACGACGGTTCGCTGACCGATTCCACCGAGCGTGCCAACTATGTACACGATGTGTTAGGTACATGGATAGGCGACGCCAATCTTGATGGCGAATTCAATAGCTCGGACCTCGTCCAAGTGTTTTCCGCTGCCAAATACGAGAGCGGAGACGCAGCAGGCTGGGGTGAAGGCGATTTCAGTGGTGACAGCCTCTTCAATAGCGGCGACCTCGTCGTAGCCTTCAGTGACGCCGGTTACGAGCAAGGTGCCCGTGGCGTGGCAGTCGTTCCAGAACCTTCAAGCTTGGCCCTCTTGATGCTTGGACTTTTGGCTCTATCGACTCGCCGCAAGCGTTAA
- a CDS encoding tetratricopeptide repeat protein — translation MSQAPRVDREDRQSLDGYLASWHATMKLLRAGRSFSGRERNCAFLNRRGESFSDVSSILGIDFPDDGRAIAMTDWDHDGDLDIWFHNRTGPRLRLMQNNAAAANDTSSLTLKLRGVRCNRDAIGARVRLELVGQSKPILRTVHAGDAYLSQSSKWLHFGLGENAKIQSAQVRWPNGEAESIVGLEPGGRFVMQEGTGRAEAVDANSPLREVQLQPSDQSQSALPKWERVAFVSPLTLPAFEVTDDQGKRMPLINQQRQLVVFWASWCPSCLAELAELEKSYEQLAAAGIKVTLVNVDAASQIESAVRTEPLTAEQRYGSTHADRVLIDKLQLVQRIVLNHELPFAVPLTLLVDEQGGLAALYRGSTPLAAILQDAKWLGRPMFERRQAAIPFSGTWTTSSRTLLMRPVATLFREQGYDQDAVNYLKQDFELLEARRKSVATDDELRQVDLQFAQASFNIGRSLQLQGQREEAIQYYQQGLSVLPDSAQANFFLGSALAEMGQPAKAIAALQSAVRLDGDFSKARLQLAKMFRAQGRLDEANNELEQILKQRRDDVDANFSMGLLRASKGEPAAALDSFLKVISAAPTRVDAWTNAGSLFAKLGRLGEAKAALERAIDLDESNLQARISLGGLYGASADFNAARRQFKRALELDPESNPARQGFIQSLLRTGDFVEAGKQLEDAIRSNPRDINSFVRLAWLRATAPDEDARNGEQSERLASQLAKATRHGNPKVLDVLAAAYAETSQFELAVETQQKAIDLIRGKDDPTQFEKRLELYQAQQPYREPVQPSK, via the coding sequence GTGTCGCAAGCACCTCGAGTAGACCGCGAAGATCGCCAGTCGCTCGATGGTTATTTGGCCAGTTGGCATGCCACGATGAAGTTGTTGCGAGCTGGCCGATCGTTTAGTGGGCGTGAACGCAACTGTGCTTTCTTGAATCGGCGAGGTGAATCATTTTCGGATGTCTCTTCGATTCTGGGCATTGATTTTCCTGATGATGGTCGAGCGATTGCAATGACCGATTGGGATCACGATGGTGATCTGGATATCTGGTTTCACAATCGAACCGGACCACGTTTGCGATTGATGCAGAATAATGCGGCTGCGGCAAATGATACGAGCAGCCTTACTTTGAAACTTCGAGGTGTGCGTTGCAATCGGGACGCGATTGGCGCTCGTGTGCGACTGGAACTCGTCGGACAATCAAAGCCCATTCTGCGGACCGTTCACGCAGGCGATGCCTATCTTTCTCAGTCCAGCAAGTGGCTGCATTTCGGCTTGGGAGAAAATGCGAAGATCCAATCTGCTCAGGTTCGCTGGCCGAATGGAGAAGCCGAGTCGATCGTGGGTCTGGAGCCGGGTGGACGATTTGTCATGCAGGAGGGGACGGGCCGAGCTGAGGCCGTTGATGCCAACTCCCCCCTGCGAGAGGTTCAATTGCAACCGTCCGATCAATCCCAATCGGCTTTGCCAAAATGGGAACGGGTGGCATTTGTGAGCCCGTTGACGTTGCCCGCGTTTGAGGTGACGGACGACCAGGGGAAGCGGATGCCTCTTATTAATCAGCAACGGCAGCTGGTTGTTTTCTGGGCCAGTTGGTGTCCGAGCTGCCTCGCTGAACTTGCGGAGCTGGAGAAATCTTACGAACAACTGGCAGCCGCCGGGATCAAAGTGACTTTGGTTAATGTTGATGCGGCTTCCCAAATCGAATCTGCAGTGCGGACGGAACCTTTGACTGCTGAGCAACGATATGGTTCAACTCATGCCGACCGTGTTTTGATCGATAAGCTACAGCTTGTACAACGGATCGTGCTAAATCATGAGCTGCCTTTTGCTGTTCCGCTGACTTTGTTGGTCGATGAACAGGGTGGGCTGGCCGCGCTCTATCGGGGAAGCACGCCTCTCGCAGCGATTCTGCAGGATGCGAAATGGTTAGGCCGTCCCATGTTCGAACGTCGTCAAGCGGCAATACCGTTTAGCGGTACTTGGACGACCTCGTCTCGTACTTTGCTGATGCGGCCGGTGGCAACTTTGTTTCGCGAGCAAGGCTATGATCAAGACGCGGTCAACTATCTCAAACAGGATTTTGAGTTACTCGAAGCCAGGAGAAAATCTGTTGCCACAGATGACGAGTTGCGGCAGGTTGACCTGCAATTCGCCCAAGCCAGCTTTAATATTGGGCGATCGCTGCAATTGCAGGGACAGCGGGAAGAGGCGATCCAATACTATCAACAAGGGTTAAGCGTATTGCCCGATAGTGCGCAAGCAAATTTCTTTTTGGGGAGTGCCCTGGCAGAGATGGGGCAGCCTGCTAAGGCGATTGCCGCTCTGCAATCTGCGGTTCGTTTAGACGGGGATTTTTCGAAGGCTCGATTGCAATTGGCGAAAATGTTTCGGGCCCAGGGAAGGCTCGACGAAGCAAACAACGAACTCGAACAAATCTTGAAACAACGTCGTGATGACGTTGATGCGAATTTCTCAATGGGGTTATTGCGAGCTTCCAAGGGTGAGCCAGCGGCCGCATTGGACTCATTTCTCAAGGTTATTTCCGCTGCGCCGACCCGTGTCGATGCATGGACGAATGCGGGTTCACTGTTTGCCAAGCTGGGACGCCTTGGCGAAGCCAAAGCTGCGCTGGAAAGAGCGATTGATTTGGATGAATCCAATTTACAAGCTCGAATCAGTTTAGGCGGACTCTACGGAGCGTCCGCTGATTTTAACGCCGCTCGACGACAATTTAAGCGGGCATTGGAGCTTGATCCAGAAAGTAATCCAGCTCGACAGGGCTTTATTCAAAGCTTACTCCGAACGGGAGATTTTGTGGAAGCTGGAAAGCAATTGGAGGATGCGATTCGCAGCAATCCTCGCGATATCAACTCGTTCGTTCGCTTGGCCTGGCTTCGTGCCACAGCTCCCGACGAAGACGCTCGCAACGGTGAACAGTCCGAGCGATTGGCTTCCCAATTGGCAAAAGCGACGCGACACGGAAATCCAAAAGTGCTCGATGTGTTGGCGGCTGCGTACGCCGAAACAAGTCAATTTGAATTGGCTGTGGAGACGCAGCAAAAAGCTATCGATCTGATCCGCGGAAAAGACGACCCAACGCAGTTTGAAAAACGGTTGGAACTCTATCAGGCTCAACAACCGTATCGAGAACCCGTTCAGCCATCGAAATAA
- a CDS encoding ASPIC/UnbV domain-containing protein codes for MSRGASAIDDQAVGVGGQQGRQLQQLIRSGHSFSGREKNCFFLNTGQANQEQRRFANLSAASGLDLPDDARAIAVSDWDHDGDLDLWVANRSGPQLRYLTNTLPAELRTFLSIKLQGTRCNRDAVGARATLFLRCEPQQITRSVKAGSGYLSQSSKQLHFGLNNADGIKELKVTWPDGTVQSFKDLQANCCYLIQQDNPKAEIQQSPPEASTTEVFSHDDPHQPSSVIEDLQNNATLLSAPLPLPTNLAYLDWDTGETTNIVQSESPAQLTLINLWAPWCGPCLTELKDFSTQANKIQNAGINIVAICVDEKDADHSSLPIPSENPNLRFGWSTNQLLNQLQLFHDNVFDLHTTLPLPCSFLVDAQSNLVGFYRGPVGASELIKHSTQLAQNGKSRRDASVPFAGRWSADPKPRRLLTTALSLLEIADMNTLIAYVQKHQTALQTDSEFHILLFNLAQQFSAQSDHDRAEKLYLATIDRQPELAPAHFNLGVLYAQKNSYAKAIKSFRRVVHLRPQDQLARFYLGTTLARTGDVAQAASELSKIDGWQSLNPAQQFEAAIIFALVGNVIQTEKLYQTAILHSANSDLNDRYRMQLIAALRLAIQDAEADGQTERVSQLKNSMKKLINPINSR; via the coding sequence GTGTCGCGTGGCGCTTCGGCGATTGACGATCAAGCAGTAGGTGTTGGAGGTCAACAAGGCCGTCAATTACAGCAATTGATCCGTAGCGGACATTCTTTCAGCGGCCGCGAAAAAAACTGTTTCTTCTTAAACACAGGCCAAGCAAATCAAGAACAGCGTCGCTTTGCAAATCTTTCTGCGGCCAGCGGCTTGGACCTGCCCGATGACGCTCGCGCTATCGCCGTCAGCGATTGGGATCATGACGGTGACTTGGATCTGTGGGTTGCAAATCGCAGCGGACCTCAACTTCGATATCTGACCAATACCCTACCGGCAGAACTTCGAACTTTCCTTTCGATCAAGCTGCAAGGAACCCGCTGTAATCGTGACGCCGTGGGAGCTCGCGCCACGCTTTTCCTTCGTTGCGAACCCCAGCAAATCACTCGATCCGTGAAGGCTGGGAGCGGATATCTTTCCCAATCGAGCAAACAATTACACTTTGGCTTGAACAATGCAGATGGCATCAAAGAACTCAAAGTCACTTGGCCAGACGGAACCGTTCAATCATTTAAAGATTTGCAGGCGAATTGCTGTTACTTGATTCAACAAGACAATCCGAAGGCCGAAATCCAGCAATCCCCTCCCGAGGCTTCAACCACTGAAGTTTTCAGCCACGATGATCCCCACCAACCATCAAGCGTCATCGAAGATCTGCAAAACAACGCGACTCTACTTTCAGCTCCCTTACCCTTGCCCACCAATCTCGCATATTTGGATTGGGACACTGGTGAAACAACGAATATCGTACAGAGCGAATCACCCGCGCAACTTACATTGATCAATCTTTGGGCGCCATGGTGCGGCCCGTGCCTCACCGAACTAAAAGATTTTTCGACGCAAGCTAATAAAATTCAAAACGCGGGAATCAACATCGTTGCGATCTGCGTCGACGAAAAAGATGCCGATCATTCCTCATTGCCAATCCCATCAGAAAATCCAAACCTACGATTTGGCTGGTCAACCAATCAGTTGCTGAACCAATTGCAGCTGTTCCACGACAACGTATTTGACCTGCACACCACACTACCTCTGCCATGCAGCTTTTTGGTCGATGCCCAAAGCAATCTGGTTGGATTCTATCGCGGCCCCGTGGGTGCGTCGGAACTAATCAAACATTCGACTCAGCTCGCGCAAAATGGAAAATCACGCCGCGATGCAAGCGTCCCCTTCGCTGGTCGTTGGTCGGCCGATCCAAAACCGCGTCGCCTGCTAACGACAGCTCTGAGCTTGCTCGAGATCGCCGATATGAACACCCTCATCGCTTATGTGCAAAAACATCAAACAGCACTCCAAACAGACTCCGAATTCCATATTCTGTTGTTCAATCTGGCACAACAATTCTCGGCCCAATCAGATCACGATCGGGCTGAAAAACTGTATCTTGCGACCATTGATCGCCAACCCGAACTTGCCCCAGCACACTTCAACCTGGGCGTCTTGTACGCACAAAAAAATTCCTACGCCAAGGCGATTAAAAGCTTTCGACGTGTCGTGCACCTGAGGCCGCAAGATCAATTGGCAAGATTTTATCTTGGCACAACCTTAGCCCGCACAGGCGATGTGGCCCAAGCAGCCAGTGAACTTTCGAAAATCGATGGGTGGCAATCGCTTAATCCGGCTCAACAATTTGAAGCGGCCATCATTTTCGCGCTTGTGGGTAACGTGATTCAGACCGAAAAGCTGTACCAAACGGCAATACTTCACTCCGCGAATTCCGATTTGAATGACCGGTACCGGATGCAACTCATAGCTGCGTTAAGACTTGCGATACAAGATGCAGAGGCGGACGGGCAAACTGAGCGCGTCTCGCAACTCAAAAACAGCATGAAAAAGCTGATTAACCCAATTAACAGCCGATAA
- a CDS encoding VCBS repeat-containing protein codes for MMKYLITQHNKLPNSTGIRCLHFSLWLGLLSPLLIGCQPASTKPAASPQVSSPQVSSPQVSLPSNRGLIQEATADRSVVPLRTMSKTSTEIDLAVDRETPSQDSWDTEIVSEQISSQLSRLTALLASPKQQDEAMDLLADDLAATQLYPEQMSETYRDKKIVLRAAENLSPALVISNRDEFLKAFEGLARELNAEGLPAIKFKLIKIDAQGEEIVTELLYEASSRGTDHSRQQRARWQCRWRAAPDSRLPLLSAVRLSSFEEAEYKSPSGTLFQDVTASVMSANDAYARQVLPGINDWAKRLGREFMGQFGHHGLAIADVNNDGLDDLYVCDAGGLPNRLYLQNSDGTIRDVSAESGVDFLDESFGALLVDLDNDGDQDLVVACDLQIQIAENGGNGQFQLKQALIAETDSYSISAADFNQDSKLDIYLCGYNARRQTAANRGLPFPLPYYDANNGGRNYLLKNCGEFEFVDVTADVGLDENNQRFSLAAAWEDYDNDGDLDLYVANDFGRNNLFRNEGGRFSDVAAAANVEDHASGMSVSWGDYDRDGAMDVYVSNMFSAAGNRISFQQQFSDGIQEEAVGFVQRMARGNTLFRNQLDGSFQDVSEMNRVTMGRWAWASRFADLNNDGWLDLIVANGYVTNDDPDDL; via the coding sequence ATGATGAAATACCTAATTACTCAGCATAACAAGTTGCCGAATTCTACTGGAATTCGCTGTTTGCACTTCAGTCTGTGGTTAGGGCTGCTATCGCCCCTGTTGATCGGTTGTCAACCCGCCTCCACGAAACCGGCAGCCTCCCCCCAAGTGTCGTCTCCCCAAGTGTCGTCTCCCCAAGTGTCGCTGCCGTCGAACCGCGGTCTCATTCAAGAGGCTACGGCAGATCGATCGGTGGTACCGCTACGAACGATGTCGAAAACCTCGACGGAAATCGATCTTGCAGTCGACAGGGAGACGCCATCCCAGGACAGTTGGGACACCGAAATTGTGTCCGAGCAGATCAGCTCACAACTCTCTCGTCTGACGGCGCTGCTGGCCTCACCAAAACAGCAAGACGAGGCGATGGATCTGCTTGCTGATGACCTAGCGGCAACGCAGCTTTACCCGGAGCAGATGTCGGAGACGTACCGAGATAAGAAGATCGTGCTGCGAGCTGCTGAAAATCTTTCCCCGGCGTTGGTCATTTCAAACCGGGACGAGTTCCTAAAAGCGTTTGAAGGGTTGGCTCGCGAACTGAATGCCGAGGGCCTTCCTGCCATCAAGTTTAAATTGATTAAAATTGATGCTCAGGGTGAGGAGATCGTCACAGAACTGCTTTACGAAGCTTCCTCTCGGGGAACAGATCACAGTCGGCAGCAGCGAGCCCGTTGGCAATGTCGGTGGCGTGCTGCCCCAGATTCCCGGCTGCCGTTGCTGAGTGCTGTTCGCTTGTCATCCTTTGAAGAGGCGGAATATAAGTCCCCATCGGGAACGCTGTTCCAGGATGTGACAGCATCGGTGATGTCAGCAAATGATGCTTATGCTCGTCAGGTGTTGCCGGGGATTAATGATTGGGCGAAACGGTTGGGACGCGAATTTATGGGCCAATTTGGTCACCATGGTTTGGCGATCGCCGACGTTAACAACGACGGATTGGATGATCTTTATGTATGTGATGCGGGAGGATTGCCGAACCGATTGTATCTGCAGAATTCCGATGGAACGATTCGTGACGTGAGCGCTGAATCGGGTGTTGATTTTTTAGATGAATCGTTTGGAGCGTTGCTTGTCGACTTGGATAATGATGGCGATCAAGACCTTGTTGTTGCTTGTGACTTGCAGATACAGATCGCCGAAAATGGTGGCAATGGGCAGTTTCAATTGAAGCAAGCCTTGATCGCAGAGACCGATTCCTATTCGATTTCGGCTGCGGATTTTAATCAGGACTCGAAGCTTGATATCTATCTTTGTGGGTACAACGCCCGACGCCAAACGGCCGCGAATCGAGGATTACCTTTTCCCTTGCCGTACTATGATGCGAACAATGGTGGTCGAAATTATCTGTTAAAAAATTGTGGTGAATTTGAGTTTGTCGATGTGACCGCTGACGTTGGACTAGACGAAAATAATCAACGGTTCAGTTTGGCAGCGGCTTGGGAGGACTACGACAACGACGGCGATCTCGATTTGTATGTCGCGAATGACTTTGGACGAAATAATCTCTTTCGTAACGAAGGTGGTCGGTTTAGCGACGTCGCAGCTGCTGCGAATGTTGAAGATCATGCTTCGGGAATGTCCGTTTCTTGGGGCGACTACGACCGTGATGGCGCAATGGACGTCTACGTGAGCAATATGTTTTCGGCTGCGGGAAACCGGATTAGCTTCCAGCAGCAGTTCTCTGACGGGATCCAGGAGGAAGCTGTCGGTTTTGTACAGCGGATGGCAAGAGGTAACACACTGTTTCGGAATCAACTAGACGGCTCGTTTCAAGATGTGAGTGAAATGAATCGGGTCACCATGGGCCGTTGGGCTTGGGCCTCGCGATTTGCCGATCTTAACAATGATGGGTGGTTGGATCTGATCGTGGCAAATGGATATGTGACCAACGACGATCCGGACGATTTGTGA
- a CDS encoding VCBS repeat-containing protein, with amino-acid sequence MTRTNLPPSQSPTTRRSFGRRSLGLLTVMTVGILVFLVATIWRRGWHDESIAPPETAISSDLNTEASLPTPLLDTAPIPRQSTLAEVQQELLNPDHDGWTTESFAALAQDRIEELVDFTKPLQTRAAIGATSFQSNSLRPQPLKITFEDKIFVVRQAKETHSPLYQQTPIDRAIRQFEDPFSQATDRRVAVKTIHVDTDGPLRQTTHILEASGTTATGRLEQHAKWNCEWTADTPPRLHSLASSDYVESHCKLANATLMSDDTENVLGHTSVFNKQLKFGLNHWLQRIETHHGMYVFAEYGLSLGDVNGDGHDDLYVCQPGGLPNRLLVRQTNGRMKDITHVSNTGWLEQCSSSLFVDLDNDGDQDLAVALESRQIIVMQNDGTGLFETAAQLELRDRHVQNLSAVDFDNDGKLDLYITLGFANAPDRDRPQPFIYHDANDGGRNLLFRNMIRGDDWSFEDVTTRVGLDVNNHRHSLAASWEDYDNDGDQDLYVANDYGQNCLYRNDNGSFVEIAEQAGVIDFGSGMSVSWSDYDNDGNVDLYVGNMFSAAGNRISRQPEFQPKATPETRKILSRFAKGNTLFKNLGNGLFSDVEMAGGAELGRWAWSSVLCDLTNDGRDDIVVANGYITTDDNQDL; translated from the coding sequence ATGACCCGAACGAACCTTCCACCATCTCAATCTCCAACCACCCGCCGATCGTTCGGGCGACGATCGCTTGGGCTGCTGACTGTGATGACCGTGGGAATTCTCGTGTTTCTCGTGGCAACCATTTGGCGGCGTGGCTGGCACGACGAATCGATCGCCCCTCCCGAAACGGCAATAAGCAGCGATTTAAACACCGAAGCCAGCTTGCCGACGCCTCTCCTCGACACGGCTCCGATTCCGCGACAGTCGACGCTTGCCGAAGTGCAGCAAGAGCTCTTGAACCCTGACCATGATGGCTGGACTACTGAATCATTTGCTGCCTTAGCTCAGGATCGTATCGAAGAATTGGTCGACTTCACAAAACCACTGCAAACACGTGCTGCCATTGGTGCAACTTCTTTTCAAAGTAACTCGCTGCGGCCGCAGCCACTCAAAATCACTTTCGAAGATAAAATTTTCGTCGTCAGGCAAGCGAAAGAGACGCATTCGCCGCTCTATCAACAAACTCCGATCGATCGGGCAATCCGTCAATTTGAAGATCCATTCTCGCAGGCCACGGACCGTCGAGTAGCGGTAAAGACAATCCACGTCGACACGGACGGACCACTCCGTCAAACGACGCACATCCTGGAAGCAAGTGGCACAACAGCCACAGGTCGTCTTGAACAACACGCAAAGTGGAATTGTGAATGGACTGCAGACACGCCCCCCCGCCTGCATTCACTTGCATCCAGCGACTACGTCGAATCGCACTGCAAGTTGGCAAACGCAACCCTAATGTCGGACGATACTGAAAACGTTTTGGGACACACGTCGGTCTTTAACAAACAACTTAAGTTTGGACTCAATCATTGGCTTCAGCGCATCGAAACTCACCATGGCATGTACGTATTTGCCGAATATGGACTCTCACTAGGAGATGTCAATGGCGACGGACATGATGACCTCTACGTCTGCCAACCCGGGGGACTTCCCAACCGCTTGCTCGTTCGCCAAACCAACGGTCGGATGAAAGACATTACTCATGTATCAAACACGGGTTGGCTTGAGCAATGTTCAAGTTCGTTATTTGTCGACCTCGATAATGACGGCGATCAAGATTTGGCGGTTGCCTTGGAGTCCCGCCAAATCATCGTGATGCAGAACGATGGAACCGGTCTTTTCGAGACAGCTGCACAACTTGAGTTAAGAGATCGTCATGTCCAAAACCTCTCGGCTGTCGACTTTGACAATGATGGAAAGCTCGATCTTTACATTACTCTTGGATTTGCCAACGCTCCCGATCGCGATCGCCCCCAGCCATTTATCTATCATGATGCCAATGACGGAGGTCGCAATCTGCTCTTCCGCAACATGATACGTGGTGACGATTGGTCTTTTGAAGATGTGACGACACGCGTCGGACTCGATGTAAACAATCATCGGCATAGTTTGGCCGCGTCGTGGGAAGATTACGACAATGATGGTGATCAAGATTTATACGTCGCAAACGACTATGGCCAGAATTGCCTCTATCGAAACGACAACGGCAGCTTCGTAGAAATCGCAGAACAAGCCGGTGTAATTGACTTCGGTTCTGGCATGTCCGTCAGTTGGTCCGATTACGACAACGACGGCAACGTCGATCTCTATGTGGGAAATATGTTTTCCGCCGCTGGAAATCGAATTAGTCGCCAGCCGGAGTTCCAACCCAAAGCAACTCCCGAAACTCGAAAAATCCTTTCTCGATTTGCCAAAGGAAACACACTTTTTAAAAACCTCGGAAACGGGCTCTTTTCCGACGTCGAGATGGCCGGCGGAGCGGAACTCGGTCGCTGGGCGTGGAGTTCGGTCCTGTGCGATCTGACCAATGACGGTCGTGATGACATTGTTGTGGCCAACGGCTACATCACCACCGATGACAACCAGGATCTCTGA